The Henckelia pumila isolate YLH828 chromosome 2, ASM3356847v2, whole genome shotgun sequence genome includes a window with the following:
- the LOC140882289 gene encoding pentatricopeptide repeat-containing protein At2g15820, chloroplastic, giving the protein MLPSNHFCNFHIPTAQIQKPSNSAKLYLLNCRPFFHFHRRNLYCGPLPANSHQKSTYPLVSSPDSINTHASDGPEEANESEFDSLSHLEAESFEFRVPSGSSDLNMRFDSPVVEVKELEELPEQWRRSRLAWLCKELPAHRSSTFTRVLNAQRKWIRQDDCTYIAVHCMRIRQNEASFGVYKWMMQQHWFRFDFALATKLANYMGKEGKYLKCHEIFDDIINQGLVPNESTFHVLIVAYLSSSASNALDQACSIYNRMIHLGGYKPRLSLHNSLFRALLTKTGGSCKPYLKQAEFIFHNLVTSGLEIHNDIYGGLIWIHSYQDEIDKERIESLRVEMKSKGIEESEEMLVSVLRACSKDGDIVEAERTWTKILSFNREPSNQAYVYLMEVYSKIGKPMKSMEIFRKTRKGHSSSIVAYYKIIEVLCKAHEMELAEALMLELIDSGMKPLVRSFIDLMIMYSDLNLHDKVESSFLMCIEKCRPNQSVYSMYLDSLVKVGNLDRAEEMLNQMHSDEAIGVNARSCNTILRGYLTYCNYRKAQNVYNLMRLKKFNIESSLLEKIEKLQSLGNQDMEKPVKPKLSKEQRETLVGLLLGGLKIELDDMEKNQNLAIQFVFRENFEIHYFLKRHIYNQFREWLSHTEKLVEEDDTGENDDIPCRFTTISHTCFQFYADQFWPQGRPVIPKLIHRWVTPRVLAYWYMYSGYRTSSGDILLKFKGDKDDVQRIVKALKVKTLDCRVKRKGSVLWIGLLGSNAVQFWKLVESFILMDLKEHLEAGNELGDGALGPKEVYHDNGFDSKGTNSEPDDDDDGSYNFV; this is encoded by the exons ATGCTTCCGAGCAATCATTTCTGCAACTTCCATATTCCAACCGCGCAAATCCAGAAGCCCTCCAATTCCGCTAAACTCTACCTTCTTAACTGCCGCCCCTTTTTCCATTTCCACCGCCGTAATCTCTACTGTGGACCCCTCCCCGCAAattctcatcagaagtccaccTATCCGCTTGTCTCCTCCCCTGATTCAATCAACACACATGCGTCCGACGGCCCAGAAGAAGCTAACGAAAGCGAATTCGATTCTTTAAGCCATTTAGAAGCTGAAAGTTTCGAGTTTCGTGTGCCTTCAGGGTCGTCTGATTTGAACATGCGGTTTGATTCTCCGGTGGTTGAAGTGAAAGAGCTGGAAGAGTTGCCTGAGCAGTGGCGAAGGTCGAGATTGGCGTGGCTGTGCAAAGAGCTGCCGGCGCACAGGTCAAGTACGTTTACACGGGTGCTCAATGCGCAGCGGAAGTGGATCAGGCAAGATGATTGCACTTACATTGCGGTTCATTGCATGCGAATACGCCAAAATGAGGCCTCATTTGGG GTGTATAAATGGATGATGCAGCAGCATTGGTTTCGTTTTGATTTTGCTCTGGCCACCAAGTTAGCCAATTACATGGGTAAGGAGGGGAAATATTTGAAATGTCATGAGATTTTTGATGATATTATAAATCAAGGCCTCGTTCCTAATGAATCCACATTTCATGTCCTAATTGTTGCCTATCTTAGTTCCTCTGCCTCTAATGCTTTAGACCAAGCATGCAGCATTTACAATCGTATGATCCATTTAGGAGGTTACAAGCCTCGACTTAGCTTGCATAATTCCCTTTTCCGAGCTCTTCTGACCAAAACGGGAGGCTCGTGCAAACCTTACCTCAAACAGGCAGAGTTCATATTTCATAATTTGGTGACGTCTGGACTTGAAATACACAATGACATCTATGGTGGACTGATATGGATCCATAGTTATCAAGACGAAATAGATAAAGAAAGAATTGAATCTCTAAGAGTGGAGATGAAATCAAAGGGGATAGAAGAGAGTGAAGAAATGCTTGTGTCGGTATTAAGAGCGTGTTCAAAAGATGGTGATATTGTTGAAGCTGAAAGAACTTGGACCAAGATCCTTTCCTTTAACCGTGAACCCTCGAATCAAGCTTATGTTTATCTAATGGAGGTCTATTCGAAAATAGGAAAACCCATGAAATCTATGGAAATTTTCAGGAAAACGCGGAAAGGACATTCCTCTAGCATTGTGGCTTACTACAAGATTATTGAGGTACTGTGCAAAGCTCATGAGATGGAACTTGCCGAGGCTCTTATGTTAGAGTTAATAGACAGTGGAATGAAACCCCTGGTGCGATCTTTTATCGATTTAATGATCATGTACAGCGACTTAAATTTGCACGATAAAGTGGAGTCAAGTTTTTTGATGTGCATAGAGAAATGTCGTCCTAACCAGTCAGTGTATTCTATGTACTTAGATTCGTTGGTGAAAGTGGGTAATCTTGACAGGGCAGAAGAGATGCTCAACCAAATGCACAGCGATGAGGCAATTGGTGTAAATGCTAGATCCTGCAACACGATCTTGAGGGGCTATCTTACATATTGCAATTATAGAAAGGCACAAAATGTTTATAATTTAATGCGTTTGAAGAAATTTAACATTGAATCCTCGTTGTTGGAGAAGATTGAAAAGCTCCAGAGTTTAGGGAACCAAGATATGGAAAAACCAGTAAAGCCGAAGCTCAGTAAAGAACAGCGAGAGACCCTGGTGGGTTTACTGCTTGGGGGATTGAAGATTGAACTAGACGATATGGAAAAGAATCAGAATCTAGCCATCCAGTTTGTGTTCAGAGAGAACTTCGAAATCCATTATTTTTTGAAGAGACATATATACAACCAGTTTCGTGAATGGTTGTCTCATACCGAAAAGCTAGTGGAGGAAGATGATACTGGTGAAAACGATGACATCCCTTGTCGTTTTACTACAATATCTCACACATGTTTCCAGTTCTATGCAGACCAGTTTTGGCCACAGGGCCGACCTGTGATCCCTAAGCTAATTCATAGATGGGTGACTCCTCGTGTTCTTGCATACTGGTATATGTATTCGGGTTACAGAACATCATCGGGAGATATCTTGTTGAAGTTCAAAGGAGATAAAGATGATGTCCAGAGAATTGTGAAAGCATTGAAGGTGAAGACGTTGGATTGTCGGGTGAAAAGGAAGGGATCTGTTTTGTGGATTGGTCTTTTAGGAAGCAATGCTGTGCAGTTTTGGAAACTAGTAGAATCCTTTATCCTTATGGATTTGAAAGAACACTTAGAAGCGGGAAACGAGCTAGGGGATGGAGCATTAGGTCCTAAAGAAGTCTATCATGATAACGGCTTTGATTCCAAGGGGACGAATTCAGAACCCgacgacgacgatgatggcTCGTATAATTTTGTTTAA
- the LOC140884105 gene encoding uncharacterized protein, with translation MALRVNIASSVYGLQNGLLLRRTRSSVLNIRQNQLCQPSPGISCSMNMASSQSDDRGKLSLSLILDKAKTMWDSSPQPIKSFPWNKAFDHFIQLNLDLFFNVIKYLSIPLFAVSSISEMSYCAHERKLFLVPLTLLIGYVVAGVLRDAALESSPYLKTHHAAVPWHLISMLIFFVLLKCPGPYYPYWGRIIIPHLANGVLLRTLWFMFMWYWRSQKSLESIPTDSTIASPEPNSSQ, from the exons ATGGCTCTGCGAGTCAATATTGCTTCTTCTGTCTATGGGTTgcag AATGGGTTGTTGCTTCGCAGAACTCGGAGCTCTGTGTTGAATATCAGACAAAATCAATTGTGTCAACCGAGCCCCGGAATTTCGTGCAGTATGAACATGGCATCCAGTCAATCAGATGATCGTGGTAAACTAAGTCTAAGCCTTATACTGGATAAGGCAAAAACTATgtgggatagttctcctcagcCAATCAAGAGCTTTCCCTGGAACAAGGCGTTTGATCATTTTATTCAACTAAATCTCGACCTGTTCTTTAACGTTATCAAATACTTATCTATTCCTCTGTTCGCAGTCAGTTCAATTAGTGAGATGTCTTATTGTGCACACGAGAGAAAGCTATTCCTTGTCCCACTCACATTGCTGATAGGTTATGTTGTTGCTGGTGTCTTAAGAGATGCTGCATTGGAGTCGTCTCCATATCTCAAG ACACACCATGCAGCAGTCCCCTGGCACTTGATCTCCATGTTGATATTCTTCGTATTGCTCAAGTGTCCTGGCCCTTATTACCCATATTGGGGGCGTATAATTATTCCACATTTGGCTAATGGAGTATTACTAAGGACGTTGTGGTTCATGTTCATGTGGTACTGGAGATCACAAAAATCGTTGGAATCAATTCCGACTGATTCTACAATTGCAAGTCCCGAACCAAACAGCTCCCAATAA
- the LOC140883685 gene encoding uncharacterized protein has protein sequence MGEVDPAFIQDLEHRPKLQTSFAQGIPLIDLSPLINSPEPSPQLVAEIGRACQEWGFFQVINHGVAVKARENIESAARKFFALPKEDKKKVARDEVNPLGYYDTEHTKNVRDWKEVFDFVVRDPILIPASPESDDQEVKELNNQWPEFPPDIREVCEEYAVEIQKLAHKLLGLIALSLGLEQTRFNSFFDDHANFIRLNHYPPCPAPDLALGVGRHKDGGALTILAQDDVGGLQVKRKTDGEWVLVKPTPDSYIINVGDIMQVWSNDKYESLEHRVKVNSEKERFSIPYFHSLAHHTWVEPLEELVNDQNPAKYKPYNFGKFLSARKRSNFMKLDVENIQIQHFKNHTSLSSTEISMGEVDQDYIQELEHRPKLDTIHAEGIPLIDLSPVNSPHHDSDGMARLVSEISEACKNWGFFQVINHGVPTRVREKIGSASRKFFALSHDDKRKVSRNEVNIFGYSDHEITKNVRDWKQVFDCTIEDPTIIYASDEPGDEELRELSNQWPDYPPELREACEENAAEMQKLAYKMLALIALSLGLVEDRLYGFFQHQTSFMRLNYYPPCPAPQLALGLGRHKDAGAMTILAQDDVGGLEVKRKADGEWVFVKPIQDAYIVNAGDLIQVWSNDRYESVEHRVKVNSEKERFSIPFFLNPSHNIWVEPLEELMDDQNPAKYKGYSWGKFYATRKLSNFKKLTAENIQVHHFKL, from the exons ATGGGAGAAGTTGATCCAGCATTCATCCAGGACCTGGAACACCGACCCAAACTCCAGACCTCCTTCGCCCAAGGAATCCCTTTGATCGACCTTTCCCCGTTAATTAACTCCCCCGAACCAAGTCCGCAGCTGGTTGCCGAAATAGGCCGCGCCTGCCAGGAATGGGGATTTTTCCAAGTGATCAACCACGGAGTAGCTGTAAAAGCACGCGAAAACATCGAATCAGCGGCCAGGAAATTCTTCGCCCTGCCCAaagaagacaagaagaaggtgGCAAGAGATGAAGTGAACCCTCTTGGGTATTATGACACAGAGCACACGAAGAATGTGAGGGACTGGAAGGAAGTGTTCGACTTTGTGGTTCGGGATCCGATTTTGATCCCAGCTTCGCCTGAGAGCGATGACCAGGAGGTGAAGGAGTTGAATAATCAGTGGCCTGAGTTTCCTCCGGACATCAG GGAGGTGTGCGAGGAGTACGCAGTAGAAATACAAAAACTGGCTCACAAGTTGCTCGGACTCATCGCCCTAAGCTTAGGCCTAGAACAAACGCGGTTCAATAGTTTTTTCGATGATCACGCAAACTTTATCCGGTTGAATCACTACCCTCCATGTCCAGCTCCGGATCTAGCTTTAGGTGTAGGCCGGCATAAGGATGGGGGAGCATTAACAATCTTGGCTCAAGATGATGTTGGAGGCCTTCAGGTGAAGAGAAAGACAGATGGAGAATGGGTCCTTGTCAAGCCTACGCCTGATTCTTATATCATTAATGTTGGTGACATTATGCAG GTTTGGAGCAATGACAAGTACGAGAGCCTGGAGCACAGGGTGAAGGTGAACTCGGAGAAGGAGAGGTTTTCCATACCATACTTCCATAGTCTCGCACACCATACTTGGGTGGAGCCTTTGGAAGAGCTGGTAAATGACCAGAATCCTGCAAAGTACAAGCCTTATAACTTTGGGAAGTTTTTATCGGCTCGTAAACGCAGTAACTTCATGAAGCTTGACGTTGAAAACATTCAGATCCAGCATTTCAAGAATCACACAAGTTTGTCGAGTACTGAA ATATCCATGGGTGAAGTTGATCAAGATTACATCCAAGAACTGGAACACCGGCCTAAACTCGACACAATCCACGCCGAAGGCATCCCATTAATCGATCTTTCCCCAGTTAACTCCCCACATCACGATTCCGACGGCATGGCACGATTAGTGTCTGAAATCAGCGAAGCATGCAAGAACTGGGGATTCTTCCAGGTGATCAACCACGGGGTGCCTACACGAGTTCGCGAAAAGATCGGTTCGGCTTCGAGGAAATTCTTCGCCTTGTCGCATGATGACAAGAGGAAGGTGAGTCGGAATGAAGTGAACATATTCGGATATTCTGATCACGAGATAACAAAGAATGTAAGAGACTGGAAACAAGTTTTCGATTGCACGATAGAGGATCCCACGATTATATATGCTTCGGATGAGCCTGGTGATGAAGAGTTGAGGGAGCTGAGCAATCAATGGCCTGATTATCCTCCAGAGTTgag GGAGGCGTGCGAAGAGAATGCTGCAGAGATGCAAAAGCTAGCATACAAGATGCTGGCACTCATAGCATTAAGCTTAGGCTTGGTAGAAGATCGATTGTATGGCTTTTTCCAGCACCAGACGAGCTTTATGCGTCTCAACTACTATCCTCCATGTCCTGCTCCGCAGTTAGCCCTCGGCCTCGGCCGACACAAGGACGCTGGGGCCATGACGATTCTAGCTCAAGATGATGTTGGAGGACTAGAAGTTAAGAGGAAAGCTGACGGGGAATGGGTTTTTGTCAAACCAATTCAGGATGCTTATATAGTCAATGCAGGAGATCTCATCCAG GTGTGGAGCAATGATAGATATGAAAGCGTGGAGCACAGAGTGAAGGTGAATTCGGAGAAAGAAAGATTTTCGATCCCATTTTTCTTGAATCCTTCTCATAACATATGGGTGGAGCCGCTGGAGGAGTTGATGGATGACCAAAACCCAGCCAAGTACAAAGGATATAGCTGGGGAAAGTTTTACGCCACCAGAAAACTTAGCAACTTCAAGAAACTCACTGCTGAAAACATTCAAGTTCATCACTTCAAACTTTAG